GCGGCACGCTGGATGAGGTTCAGGCTCTGCTGGGCCAGAAGAACCCGGCCTCACCCCGTCCCTACCTTCATCCGGACCGAGCTCGTCTGCGCGCGGCCGTTGACCGCGTGGCTTCGCCCCGCCTGACTGAGGGGGAGACCCGGTGAACCTGGCGGTCGCAACGCCCCAACGCGGGGCAGGGGAAGACACGGTCACCACAGGGCTCATGGGCGCCGTCCAACCGGAGTTCCTGCAGCTGCTCAGCTGGGATCCTCACGTCCGGGTTCTGGTGCTGCCTCGCTCGCACCCGCAGTTCAGCGGTGAGGAGTGCCTGGTGGCTGGCTGCGACAAGATGTCCTACTACGCCTATCAGAAGGGAATGTGCACCGGTTGCGCGGAGCGGTGGAAGAAGAGCGACCTGCCCTTCGAGGAGTTCGTCACCATCCAGCGTCCCGGCCGGATGGTCGGGTTCTTGCCTTGCCAGGTCGCGCACTGCGAGCGGCCGGGCAGACGCGCGACACTCCTGTGCTCGTCGCATGACTATCAGAGGCGCAACGTCTACGGGCTCCCGCTGGAGGACTTCCTCGCTCACCCCGAGGTGCAACCGCTGCCAGCCCTGGGGCCTTGTCAGGTCGCTGCCTGTGACCGGCAAGGCGAGACCAGGAACGGTTACTGCACGCCCCACGCCGATCAATGCCGTGACCTCCGCCAGGAAGGCGTCTTGGAGGACGAGGATCTTTGGCGGCTGACCACCCCGGCCATCGCAGAATCCCGCAAGGTCAGCCTGCGTGGACTGCCCGACCGTGTGGTCGCCGAGATCCTCTACGGCCTCCAGGAACGGACCGCGCAGGGACTCCTGCACAAGGACTACCTGCCGCGCAATTTGTGCAACAACGCCCGTGCTCGGCAGGTTACTTCACTCGACGAGCTCGACTTGGACGTTCTCACCCGCACCGACAGGACCCTGGCCAGGGGCTTCCTCAAGCACATCCGCCGCTTCGGACTGAGTCCGGAGACCGAACGCCACAAGGACGTCTGGGACGCGAGTGTCTTCGGCCTCGGTGGCACCTTCTCTTTCACCGGGATCACCCAGCCCTGGCTGAGGAAAGGAGCCAAGGCCTGGGCCCTCGACGACATTCCCCGGCGCCGCGGAAAGAGTGGCAAGACCGCGGTCCAACGCACCCTGATGTCCCTGAGCCGTTTCTCCAAGAGCCTGCACCTGAGCCGGGATGACCACGGCGTCGCCCTGCCGGTGCTCGGGCGCACCGACATCACTGCCTTCCTGGGCCGGCTGAGCTTTCTCAACGACCGCGGCGACATCTCTGGCTGCACGCAGTACATGACCGTCCGCGACACCCGATGCGTGCTGACCCGGCTCCGGACCCTGGGCCTGACCAAGCCCGGCCAGCCCCTGCACGGCCTGGCGGACGACTTCGCCCTCCGCCAGGAGGACATCCCCGACGACCCCGAGGACTCCGAAGCCGGCCGAGACCTTCCTGCGGAAGTCATGCGGCAGCTCTGCGCCAACCTCGACTCCCTTGAGACCGTCAGCTCCACAGACGTCCGCACGGCCATCGAGCTGATCATCGACACAGGCAGGCGCCCCAACGAGATCTGCAAACTGCCATGGCAGTGCCTCGACCGGGAAAGCGACGGCAGCCCCGTCCTTGTCTACGACAACACCAAGAACCTTC
The sequence above is a segment of the Streptomyces asoensis genome. Coding sequences within it:
- a CDS encoding tyrosine-type recombinase/integrase, whose amino-acid sequence is MNLAVATPQRGAGEDTVTTGLMGAVQPEFLQLLSWDPHVRVLVLPRSHPQFSGEECLVAGCDKMSYYAYQKGMCTGCAERWKKSDLPFEEFVTIQRPGRMVGFLPCQVAHCERPGRRATLLCSSHDYQRRNVYGLPLEDFLAHPEVQPLPALGPCQVAACDRQGETRNGYCTPHADQCRDLRQEGVLEDEDLWRLTTPAIAESRKVSLRGLPDRVVAEILYGLQERTAQGLLHKDYLPRNLCNNARARQVTSLDELDLDVLTRTDRTLARGFLKHIRRFGLSPETERHKDVWDASVFGLGGTFSFTGITQPWLRKGAKAWALDDIPRRRGKSGKTAVQRTLMSLSRFSKSLHLSRDDHGVALPVLGRTDITAFLGRLSFLNDRGDISGCTQYMTVRDTRCVLTRLRTLGLTKPGQPLHGLADDFALRQEDIPDDPEDSEAGRDLPAEVMRQLCANLDSLETVSSTDVRTAIELIIDTGRRPNEICKLPWQCLDRESDGSPVLVYDNTKNLRHARRLPIPGATAALIIKQQQRARARFPNTPTDKLKLFPASLANPHGTKATTYEWVSAKHRAWVKNLPDFQVPTVIVEDGNRVTTMLPFDKNKIYPYAYRHTYAQRHADAGVPQDVLQSLMDHRETSTTPRYYRVGEKRRREAVERVTTMQFDRHGTRVWRQAKTLLDSEHARRAIGSVQVPYGTCTEPSNVAAGGHDCPVRFRCVGCGHFRTDISYLPDLEAYLADLLRNRERLAAFANADPWAKTEATPSDDEIARVRRLVQRVRQDLDELTDEDRAQIREAVALVRRSRGVSLGMPRVRQPLPDLRPERTG